One window of Cohnella hashimotonis genomic DNA carries:
- a CDS encoding DUF5696 domain-containing protein → MTIHENGSGWIVQAADRQLEIDPNTLVLTLTDTTAGRSWATVRGEDHILLRTAEGERLVRLADAAEKTFEVRRSGYYEGVYATLSGFPDADGASGAAQRRLSVRLSVLLYTHTGELVCELHPLERDAGDIVHIAWPAPFGFGGVEPGQYTVVPMMQGFLVPADWEGDLVRYEDGLLHGRDAYMPWWGQTDGEHGYTAIVDTFWDAKGRFDHAPRQHSHFGVRWLPSLGRYDDNRSVRYRFGPKMDYVEMAKIYRAYAKSIGRFRSMAEKIAENPRVDRLRGAAVVNTLIHFYAVPESDYYDPDHPEKNDERHSFALRAEQLAKLKDAYDGPVYVHLDGWGQRGYDNLHPDVLPPSPVNGGWEGMRLLRQRCEELGYLLALHDQYRDFYHDAPSYGAEQAVMDRDGNNELCTIWPGGAHHFLSASLAKGYVERNYEQLEAESVLPDGAYLDVFAVIALEEDYHPVHPMTRKQCMEHRLSCFHSIRSRGMIVSSEEPVDWAIPALDLVHHGPYARNPNPGKGPVVGIPVPLFSLVYHDAVFLPWFPGEGEWGIPPEDWGFLHGLLNAGLPCLNIEPTDAEIALARQMSELHNRVGCMEMTGHSFIDGNLRRQRAVYADGTVVEIDLDTKAYAVRYGEETADVRSPRL, encoded by the coding sequence GTGACTATACACGAAAATGGAAGCGGCTGGATCGTCCAGGCGGCGGACCGGCAGCTTGAGATCGATCCGAATACGCTTGTCCTGACGCTGACCGATACGACTGCCGGCCGGAGTTGGGCGACCGTCCGGGGCGAAGATCATATCCTGCTTCGAACGGCGGAGGGAGAGCGGCTCGTCCGGCTTGCCGACGCCGCGGAGAAGACGTTCGAGGTTCGCCGCTCGGGCTACTACGAAGGCGTGTATGCGACGCTGTCGGGCTTCCCCGATGCGGACGGCGCGAGCGGCGCTGCGCAGCGGCGTCTGTCCGTTCGGCTGTCCGTGCTGCTGTATACGCATACGGGCGAGCTTGTGTGCGAGCTGCACCCGCTGGAACGCGATGCGGGAGACATCGTGCATATCGCCTGGCCCGCTCCGTTCGGGTTCGGAGGCGTCGAGCCCGGCCAATATACCGTCGTGCCGATGATGCAAGGCTTTCTCGTGCCGGCAGACTGGGAGGGCGACCTCGTTCGTTACGAAGACGGCTTGCTGCACGGCCGCGACGCCTATATGCCATGGTGGGGTCAGACCGACGGAGAGCACGGGTACACGGCAATCGTCGATACGTTCTGGGACGCCAAGGGCCGCTTCGACCATGCGCCTCGGCAGCATTCGCATTTCGGCGTCCGCTGGCTGCCCTCGCTTGGCCGCTACGACGACAACCGCAGCGTGAGGTACCGGTTCGGTCCGAAAATGGACTATGTCGAAATGGCGAAAATCTACCGGGCCTACGCCAAATCGATCGGTCGATTCCGCTCGATGGCGGAGAAAATCGCCGAAAATCCGCGCGTCGACCGGCTGCGCGGAGCGGCGGTCGTCAATACGCTCATTCACTTCTACGCCGTGCCGGAATCGGACTATTACGATCCGGATCATCCCGAGAAAAACGACGAGCGGCATTCCTTCGCGCTTCGGGCCGAGCAGCTGGCTAAGCTTAAAGATGCGTACGACGGACCCGTTTACGTCCATCTGGACGGATGGGGCCAGCGCGGCTACGACAATTTGCATCCCGACGTGCTGCCGCCGAGCCCGGTCAACGGCGGCTGGGAGGGGATGCGGCTGTTGCGGCAGCGGTGCGAGGAGCTCGGTTATTTGCTGGCGCTGCACGATCAATACCGCGATTTCTATCACGACGCGCCGAGTTACGGGGCGGAGCAGGCGGTGATGGACCGCGACGGCAACAACGAGCTGTGCACGATATGGCCCGGCGGCGCCCATCATTTTCTCAGCGCGAGTCTGGCCAAAGGGTACGTCGAACGCAATTACGAGCAGCTCGAGGCGGAGAGCGTCCTGCCGGACGGGGCGTATCTGGACGTCTTCGCCGTCATCGCGCTGGAGGAGGATTATCATCCCGTCCACCCCATGACCCGCAAGCAGTGTATGGAGCACCGTCTGTCCTGCTTTCATTCCATACGCTCGCGCGGCATGATCGTCAGCTCCGAGGAGCCGGTCGACTGGGCGATTCCCGCCCTCGATCTGGTTCATCACGGACCGTACGCGCGCAATCCGAATCCGGGCAAAGGGCCCGTCGTCGGCATTCCGGTTCCGCTGTTTTCGCTCGTGTATCACGACGCGGTGTTTTTGCCCTGGTTCCCGGGCGAAGGGGAGTGGGGCATTCCGCCGGAGGACTGGGGGTTCCTGCACGGCCTGCTGAACGCCGGATTGCCCTGTCTGAATATCGAGCCGACCGACGCGGAGATCGCGCTGGCCCGCCAAATGTCAGAGCTGCACAACCGGGTCGGGTGTATGGAGATGACGGGACACAGCTTTATCGACGGCAATCTCCGCAGGCAGCGGGCCGTATACGCCGACGGCACCGTCGTCGAGATCGACCTGGATACGAAGGCATATGCCGTTCGGTACGGAGAGGAGACGGCCGATGTCCGCAGTCCGCGTCTATAG
- a CDS encoding extracellular solute-binding protein, which yields MTKAKRTWIAALLVVALGTTAACSDGGGNKSEGQGEASASASQSPGQTGGDQSPDAQPEDIMAKYDPPIEISTGASVNPTVVWNPGESIDKNSVYDNYEQELGIRVKNKWAVDTSQYDAKVKITIASNDLPDFMYVQRADLDQLVKSDMVMDLTDLYEKYATPETKKFLTADGGAQLDSAKSDGKLMAIPRTDAPYVPAQILYIRNDWLKKLNLQAPKTMQDVLDISHAFATMDPDGNGKADTIGLSLQKEILASDSGLIGYFSSYHAYPGKWIKTASGQVEYGGIQPEVKTTLKRLQDMFKAGELDKEFMVKDSSKSAELLVSDKAGMVYGPFWMPSWPLQGGAVKDGKVVQDWGIYAVPSIDDKPALQPVDLGVTGYYVISKKAKHPEAVFKLLNRWVTALTRNDPTEDVAKYSQGSLKDKPQAYYTLNPVLVYNIGAQLYSGEMMPKAIKAKDPSMLNNENKINYENVMKFEAGDANQYGAYMAFKEGGSQPLLYEYFQEGRYLTNAYSGPPTATMADRWATLQAKEMEVFTKIITNGASVDEFDKYVEQWKTLGGAQITQEVNDWLQSH from the coding sequence TTGACAAAAGCAAAAAGAACATGGATCGCCGCGCTGCTGGTCGTGGCGCTCGGGACGACGGCGGCATGCAGCGACGGCGGCGGGAACAAAAGCGAAGGGCAGGGGGAAGCGTCGGCAAGCGCGTCGCAGTCTCCGGGCCAGACGGGCGGCGACCAAAGTCCCGATGCACAGCCGGAGGACATCATGGCCAAATACGATCCGCCGATCGAAATATCGACGGGTGCTTCGGTTAATCCGACGGTCGTCTGGAATCCGGGCGAGAGCATCGACAAGAACAGCGTCTACGACAACTACGAGCAGGAGCTGGGCATTCGGGTCAAAAACAAATGGGCGGTCGACACCAGCCAGTACGACGCCAAGGTGAAGATCACGATCGCCTCCAACGATTTGCCCGACTTTATGTACGTGCAGCGGGCCGATCTGGACCAGCTGGTCAAGTCCGACATGGTGATGGATTTGACCGACCTGTACGAGAAGTACGCGACCCCCGAGACGAAAAAGTTTCTAACGGCGGATGGCGGCGCACAGCTCGATTCGGCCAAATCGGACGGCAAGCTGATGGCCATCCCGCGCACGGACGCGCCATACGTTCCCGCGCAAATTTTGTACATCCGCAACGATTGGTTGAAGAAGCTGAACCTGCAGGCGCCGAAGACGATGCAGGACGTCCTGGACATCTCTCATGCGTTCGCGACGATGGACCCTGACGGCAACGGCAAGGCGGACACGATCGGCCTGTCGCTGCAAAAAGAAATACTGGCCAGCGATTCCGGACTGATCGGCTACTTCAGCAGCTATCATGCCTATCCCGGCAAATGGATCAAGACCGCCTCGGGCCAGGTGGAATACGGCGGCATCCAGCCTGAGGTGAAGACGACGCTGAAGCGGCTTCAGGACATGTTCAAGGCCGGCGAGCTGGACAAAGAATTTATGGTCAAGGACAGCAGCAAGAGCGCGGAGCTGCTCGTCTCCGACAAAGCGGGCATGGTGTATGGCCCGTTCTGGATGCCCAGCTGGCCGCTGCAGGGCGGCGCGGTCAAGGACGGCAAGGTCGTTCAGGACTGGGGCATTTACGCCGTTCCGTCGATCGACGATAAGCCCGCCCTGCAGCCCGTCGATCTCGGCGTCACCGGCTACTACGTCATTTCCAAAAAGGCGAAGCATCCGGAGGCGGTGTTCAAGCTGCTGAACCGCTGGGTGACGGCGCTGACGCGCAACGACCCGACGGAGGACGTCGCCAAGTATTCGCAGGGGTCGCTGAAGGACAAGCCGCAGGCGTACTACACGTTGAATCCGGTGCTCGTCTACAACATCGGCGCGCAGCTCTATTCCGGCGAGATGATGCCCAAGGCGATCAAGGCGAAGGATCCGTCCATGCTGAACAACGAGAACAAAATCAACTACGAAAACGTGATGAAGTTCGAGGCCGGCGACGCCAATCAATACGGCGCCTATATGGCCTTCAAGGAAGGCGGCTCGCAGCCTTTGCTGTATGAGTATTTTCAAGAGGGACGCTATTTGACCAACGCTTACTCGGGACCGCCGACCGCCACAATGGCGGATCGCTGGGCGACGCTGCAGGCCAAGGAGATGGAAGTGTTTACGAAGATCATCACGAACGGCGCGTCTGTCGACGAGTTCGACAAGTACGTGGAGCAATGGAAGACGCTGGGCGGCGCGCAGATTACGCAGGAAGTGAACGATTGGCTGCAGTCGCACTAA
- a CDS encoding carbohydrate binding domain-containing protein, which yields MSIRTSPWRLLTAIFLLLALALPTGHAAPADAKAPPKAKALSFAGTVYYVDSAAGSDSGNGLSPATAWKTLTKVNATTFDPGDAILFKAGGVWTGTLWPKGSGDATDPITIGKYGSGRAPLINGAGAANAVYLYNQQYWDIADLEVTNDSATASNRRGVYIVGENAGTLHAIHLRNLYVHRVKGDNTKDAGGSAGILVEVKGTTVQTTFDDVLIENNRVSSVDRTGIATFSSWRYSAGIGYSGPSWVPLTHVVIRNNFVSDTGGDGITPHVTDGALIEYNVVDGFNVRSGTFNAGIWTWASDHAVMQHNEVYNGNTPMDGMAFDIDHGQTGTVVQYNYSHDNDGGFVLVCKDPAAGFVRDSVIRYNVSQNDNTQIFGFCADSQNTKIYNNTVFVHPDTAPYLIAVGSSGASAYWANNIFYNLGEVSYLLNGSTNTFEHNLFYGYHPSNEPADANKITADPKFVSPGSGRDGMDTLDGYMLKTGSPALGAGKLVAGNGGADYWGNAVSSSAAPNIGAYNGAGVTPPNLTVNPGFETGSLSGWTTVSAGSSPASVASGDVRAGAYAAKIYPGAYLEQTVTVQPNTTYTLKGWAKPTGTGLFPGQVWIGLQDAANPSLNGYYEIGIAVWKPAITTFTTGPSTTSVKVYVNYVSGADYALIDDIELTKN from the coding sequence ATGAGTATCCGCACTTCCCCATGGCGACTTCTGACTGCGATTTTCCTGCTGCTGGCGCTGGCGCTTCCGACCGGCCACGCCGCTCCCGCCGACGCCAAGGCGCCGCCCAAGGCCAAAGCGCTCTCGTTCGCCGGCACCGTCTATTACGTCGATTCCGCCGCCGGCAGCGACAGCGGCAACGGCCTGTCGCCGGCGACGGCGTGGAAGACACTGACCAAGGTGAACGCGACGACGTTCGATCCCGGCGACGCCATTCTGTTCAAGGCCGGCGGCGTGTGGACGGGCACGCTCTGGCCCAAGGGGTCCGGAGATGCCACGGACCCCATTACGATCGGCAAATACGGAAGCGGCCGCGCCCCGCTCATCAACGGCGCGGGCGCGGCGAACGCGGTTTATTTGTACAACCAGCAATATTGGGACATCGCCGATCTGGAAGTGACGAACGACAGCGCGACGGCTTCCAATCGCAGAGGCGTCTACATCGTTGGAGAAAATGCCGGCACGCTGCACGCGATTCATCTGCGCAATTTGTACGTGCATCGGGTGAAGGGCGACAATACGAAGGATGCGGGCGGCAGCGCGGGCATTCTCGTCGAGGTGAAGGGCACGACGGTGCAGACGACGTTCGACGATGTCCTCATCGAGAACAATCGGGTCTCGTCCGTGGACCGCACCGGCATCGCGACGTTTTCCAGCTGGCGGTACAGCGCCGGCATCGGGTATTCCGGACCGTCCTGGGTGCCGCTCACCCATGTCGTCATCCGCAACAATTTCGTCAGCGATACGGGCGGCGACGGCATCACGCCGCACGTCACGGACGGGGCGCTGATCGAGTACAACGTGGTGGACGGCTTCAATGTCCGCTCGGGAACCTTCAATGCCGGCATCTGGACATGGGCCAGCGATCATGCGGTCATGCAGCATAACGAGGTGTACAACGGCAATACGCCGATGGACGGCATGGCCTTCGACATCGACCACGGGCAGACCGGCACGGTCGTCCAGTACAATTACAGCCACGACAACGACGGCGGCTTCGTGCTCGTCTGCAAGGACCCGGCGGCCGGCTTCGTGCGCGACAGCGTCATTCGCTACAACGTCAGCCAGAACGACAATACGCAAATATTCGGCTTCTGCGCGGACTCCCAGAATACGAAAATTTACAACAACACCGTCTTCGTCCATCCCGATACGGCGCCTTATTTGATCGCCGTCGGCTCCTCCGGCGCGAGCGCCTACTGGGCGAACAACATTTTTTACAATCTTGGCGAGGTCAGCTACCTGTTGAACGGATCGACCAATACGTTCGAGCACAACCTTTTTTACGGCTATCATCCTTCCAACGAACCGGCGGACGCGAACAAAATAACGGCCGATCCCAAGTTCGTCAGTCCCGGCAGCGGCCGCGACGGCATGGATACGCTGGACGGCTACATGCTGAAGACGGGCTCTCCCGCCCTTGGCGCCGGCAAGCTCGTGGCCGGCAACGGCGGAGCGGATTATTGGGGCAACGCGGTCTCTTCCTCCGCGGCGCCGAATATCGGCGCGTACAACGGCGCGGGCGTGACGCCGCCTAATCTGACGGTCAATCCGGGCTTCGAGACCGGCAGCCTGAGCGGCTGGACGACCGTGAGCGCAGGCTCGAGTCCCGCTTCCGTCGCCAGCGGCGACGTCCGGGCCGGCGCCTACGCCGCCAAGATCTATCCCGGCGCTTATCTCGAGCAGACGGTGACCGTCCAGCCGAACACCACGTACACGCTCAAAGGCTGGGCGAAGCCGACGGGCACGGGCCTGTTTCCCGGTCAGGTGTGGATCGGCCTGCAGGATGCCGCCAATCCCTCGCTGAACGGCTATTACGAGATCGGCATCGCCGTCTGGAAGCCGGCGATTACGACCTTTACGACCGGGCCTTCCACGACTTCCGTCAAGGTGTACGTCAACTATGTGAGCGGCGCCGACTATGCGCTGATCGACGATATCGAGCTGACCAAAAACTAA
- a CDS encoding DUF5107 domain-containing protein gives MSAVRVYRSELAIPTYGLLEEDINPILDKRLDPYPYPMQNAMKREKEEVLYEAVHLENDYLHLIVLPELGGRLYSMLDKRSGEEALYRNPVIRPRMIGTRGAWFAGGMEFNFPISHSPTTMSRVDCQTRGNEDGSASVLIGGIEQMSFMHWQVELRLHPGQARLEQRVTLRNPTAMEHKYYFWTNTAVAYDDSVRLAYPFDWCVNLDDRYAKWPYYKEIDCRLPQQIPYAYETFGKGMTGDSFGAYNANKDAGLVHVADRRKLKGAKFFVWGNDDKAKAWNRALTESEDQYIEVQSGPYESQNVYKFLKPHSELQWTEYWYPIFGTGGFHQASEVVAIRWSPGQAEAVLVLSATEALPGCRLVLGRRDAARELAVDLSAEYPTTVTVPGDWSAPAGGLRLLLTCGQRLLLDIDGDPACDEEYPDHDLYEDARVTVLQDESASVLKRAQWSESLGLTADAIALYGERLAIRPDCQESLLRLGLLNLKSFRYERAADCFEQLLRDNNRNGWARYYLAVTERERGNTRRAQRLFADIGADAESFDAALTELAGMDIAAGRFADAMAACALLPEDNAEGRLLAAIARRLALADTGAAPAGERRTSLPDNAQGLAERYLAVGSDAARESLFELTRGEEASLIPIALIYAELGLAADAASLLKLVRRPGMKTRLAEGLLRLTGAGDTALLLEALRTDSLDRVFLNERPLLKALERVRPLDTVGIADYLLGIACYAAGDRERGAELLLSAYRKGLRLTALLYSIGYARLAALGDLPGAAAVLEEDVAVNGGRNEGTLCLLDDIYRQRGDLAARLALLPMMEQAGNRTLVVVRMVDLLREAGQEERALELLRAEPFENWEGEEISGPCYRDTVLSLVRKALANGDIAAAADWADRIDRYPDNLVYGEPIYLSRSEVNCVRGQVSAALGRGEEAASYWLDGYRELSREEIPKTERSRHYSLQCLAELRRFRP, from the coding sequence ATGTCCGCAGTCCGCGTCTATAGGTCAGAGCTGGCGATTCCGACGTACGGGCTGCTCGAGGAAGACATCAATCCGATTCTGGACAAGCGGCTCGATCCGTATCCTTATCCGATGCAAAACGCGATGAAGCGCGAGAAGGAAGAAGTGCTGTACGAGGCTGTTCATCTCGAAAACGATTATTTGCATCTGATCGTTCTGCCCGAGCTGGGCGGAAGGCTGTACAGCATGCTCGACAAGCGCAGCGGCGAAGAGGCGCTGTACCGCAATCCGGTCATCCGTCCGCGGATGATCGGCACGCGGGGCGCCTGGTTCGCAGGCGGCATGGAGTTCAATTTTCCGATCAGCCATTCGCCGACGACGATGTCGCGCGTCGACTGTCAGACCCGGGGCAACGAGGACGGCAGCGCGTCGGTGCTGATCGGGGGCATCGAGCAAATGTCTTTCATGCATTGGCAGGTGGAGTTGCGGCTGCACCCGGGGCAAGCGCGTCTCGAGCAGCGGGTGACGCTGCGCAATCCGACTGCGATGGAGCACAAGTATTATTTCTGGACGAATACGGCGGTCGCTTACGACGACAGCGTCCGGCTCGCCTACCCGTTCGACTGGTGCGTAAATCTGGACGACCGGTACGCCAAATGGCCGTACTACAAGGAGATCGATTGCCGACTGCCGCAGCAGATCCCTTACGCCTACGAGACGTTCGGAAAAGGCATGACCGGCGACAGCTTCGGCGCCTACAACGCAAATAAAGACGCCGGACTCGTCCACGTCGCCGACCGCCGCAAGCTGAAGGGCGCCAAGTTTTTCGTCTGGGGCAACGACGACAAGGCCAAGGCGTGGAACCGGGCGCTGACCGAGAGCGAGGATCAATATATCGAGGTGCAGAGCGGTCCTTACGAAAGCCAGAACGTCTATAAGTTCCTGAAGCCGCATAGTGAGTTGCAGTGGACCGAGTACTGGTATCCGATCTTCGGAACCGGCGGCTTTCACCAAGCTTCCGAGGTTGTCGCGATTCGCTGGAGCCCGGGACAGGCCGAGGCGGTGCTCGTTCTCTCGGCAACCGAAGCGCTGCCCGGCTGCCGGCTTGTCCTCGGTCGCAGAGACGCGGCGCGGGAGCTGGCCGTCGATCTGTCGGCCGAGTATCCGACGACCGTCACGGTGCCCGGCGATTGGTCCGCTCCGGCCGGCGGCCTTCGGCTGCTTCTGACTTGCGGGCAGCGGCTGCTGCTCGATATCGACGGCGATCCGGCGTGCGACGAGGAATATCCGGATCACGACCTGTACGAGGACGCGCGCGTAACGGTGCTGCAGGACGAATCGGCGAGCGTGCTGAAGCGGGCGCAGTGGAGCGAATCGCTCGGGCTGACGGCGGACGCGATCGCGCTGTACGGCGAACGGCTGGCGATCCGTCCGGACTGCCAGGAGTCGCTGCTGCGGCTCGGTCTGCTGAATCTGAAAAGCTTCCGCTACGAGCGGGCGGCGGACTGCTTCGAGCAGCTGCTGCGCGATAACAACCGCAACGGCTGGGCCCGCTACTACTTGGCCGTGACGGAGCGGGAACGCGGCAATACGCGCAGAGCGCAGCGGCTGTTCGCCGACATCGGCGCTGACGCGGAGAGCTTCGACGCGGCATTGACCGAGCTTGCCGGAATGGACATCGCCGCAGGACGGTTCGCGGACGCGATGGCGGCCTGCGCGCTGCTGCCGGAGGACAATGCCGAGGGACGCCTTCTTGCCGCGATCGCGCGACGCCTCGCACTGGCCGACACGGGAGCCGCTCCGGCCGGTGAGCGTCGGACGAGCCTGCCGGACAATGCGCAAGGACTGGCGGAGCGCTATTTGGCGGTCGGCTCCGATGCCGCAAGGGAATCCCTGTTCGAGCTGACGCGAGGCGAGGAGGCGTCTCTGATCCCGATTGCCTTGATCTACGCAGAGCTGGGGCTAGCGGCGGATGCGGCGTCGCTGTTGAAGCTCGTACGGCGGCCGGGCATGAAGACGCGGCTCGCCGAAGGGCTGCTGCGCCTGACGGGCGCCGGTGACACCGCCCTGCTGCTGGAGGCGCTGCGAACGGACAGCCTCGACCGCGTATTTTTAAATGAGCGGCCGCTGCTGAAGGCGCTGGAGCGCGTGCGTCCGCTCGACACCGTCGGCATTGCCGATTATTTGCTCGGCATCGCCTGCTATGCCGCCGGCGACCGGGAGCGCGGGGCGGAACTGCTGTTGTCCGCCTACCGCAAAGGACTGCGACTTACGGCGCTGCTGTATAGCATCGGGTACGCCCGGCTTGCGGCGCTGGGCGACCTGCCGGGCGCCGCCGCCGTGCTGGAGGAAGATGTGGCCGTCAACGGCGGGAGAAACGAGGGAACGCTTTGTCTGCTCGACGATATTTACCGGCAGCGGGGAGATCTGGCGGCGCGGCTGGCGCTGCTGCCCATGATGGAGCAAGCGGGCAACCGGACGCTTGTCGTCGTCCGCATGGTCGACCTGCTGCGGGAAGCCGGGCAGGAGGAACGCGCGCTGGAGCTGCTTCGGGCCGAGCCGTTCGAAAACTGGGAGGGCGAGGAAATCAGCGGACCTTGCTACCGCGACACGGTGCTGTCGCTTGTCCGCAAGGCGCTGGCGAACGGCGATATCGCTGCCGCTGCGGATTGGGCGGACCGGATCGACCGCTATCCGGACAACTTGGTTTACGGCGAGCCGATCTACCTGTCCCGCTCCGAGGTGAATTGCGTCCGGGGGCAGGTGAGCGCCGCGCTCGGGCGAGGGGAGGAAGCGGCGAGCTATTGGCTGGACGGATACCGGGAGCTGAGTCGGGAGGAAATTCCGAAGACGGAGCGCAGCCGGCATTACAGCCTGCAATGTCTGGCGGAGCTGCGCAGGTTCCGGCCTTAG
- a CDS encoding ABC transporter permease, producing MKALRWKNQWPLHLMIWPAVALLFVYSYVPIAGALFMAFQKFNPAKGVFASPWVGLDNFRYIFSMPDMGRVLFNTVYIASMKIVAGLLVPIAFALMLNEVRVAAVKRTFQTLVYLPHFLSWVILSGILIDILSPSEGIVNKAIAGLGLEPVFFLTDNRWFPFVLVTSDVWKEFGYATIIYLAALTSINPALYEAAEIDGASRWKRTLYVSLPGMAPIIVLMAALSLGNVLNAGFEQIFNLYNALVYESGDVIDTLVYRIGLEQAQYSVATAVGLFKSLVSMFFIVISYGLAYRFANYRLF from the coding sequence GTGAAAGCTTTGAGATGGAAAAATCAATGGCCGCTTCATCTGATGATCTGGCCGGCCGTCGCGCTCCTGTTCGTCTACAGCTACGTGCCGATCGCCGGCGCCCTGTTTATGGCATTTCAGAAATTTAATCCGGCCAAGGGCGTGTTCGCTTCGCCATGGGTGGGGCTGGATAATTTCCGTTACATTTTCAGCATGCCCGATATGGGCCGCGTGCTTTTCAACACCGTCTACATCGCGTCGATGAAAATCGTCGCCGGGCTGCTCGTGCCGATCGCCTTCGCCCTGATGCTGAACGAGGTGCGGGTCGCCGCGGTCAAGCGAACGTTCCAGACGCTCGTTTATTTGCCTCATTTTCTCTCCTGGGTCATCCTGTCGGGCATTTTGATCGACATTTTGTCGCCGTCCGAAGGCATCGTCAACAAGGCGATCGCCGGGCTTGGCCTGGAGCCGGTGTTTTTTCTGACCGACAACCGCTGGTTTCCGTTCGTGCTCGTCACCTCCGACGTCTGGAAGGAATTCGGGTATGCGACGATCATCTATCTGGCCGCGCTGACCTCGATCAACCCGGCGCTGTACGAGGCCGCCGAGATCGACGGGGCGAGCCGCTGGAAGCGGACGCTCTACGTATCGCTCCCCGGGATGGCCCCGATCATCGTCCTGATGGCCGCGCTCAGTCTTGGCAACGTGCTGAACGCGGGCTTCGAGCAAATCTTTAATTTGTACAATGCGCTCGTCTACGAGAGCGGCGACGTCATCGATACGCTCGTCTACCGGATCGGCCTCGAGCAGGCGCAATACAGCGTCGCGACGGCGGTCGGTTTGTTCAAGTCGCTCGTGTCCATGTTTTTTATCGTCATCTCGTACGGTCTCGCCTATCGGTTCGCCAATTACCGGCTATTTTGA
- a CDS encoding carbohydrate ABC transporter permease, whose amino-acid sequence MLLLAARKWKGGWSDGILYAILLVSSLLCLFPLVHVVAVSFSSSHAAASGSVVLWPEEATLSSYRFVFRQRQFLEAAWISAQRVALATAVGFVLTSLAAYPLSREPREFAGRTLYAWYFAFVLFFGGGLIPLYMTVKDTHLLDTIWALVIPGAVPVFNVLLLLNFFRGLPRGLEESAKLDGAGHFKVLLRIYLPLSLPALATTTLFTMVAHWNNWFDGLIYMNSKDNYPLQTLLQTIVIAKDAQFSSVQDAAAMALISDRTVHSAQIVVAAFPILLVYPFLQRFFIKGIVLGSVKE is encoded by the coding sequence ATGCTCCTGTTAGCAGCCCGGAAATGGAAAGGCGGCTGGTCGGACGGCATCCTCTATGCGATCCTGCTCGTCTCGTCGCTGCTCTGTCTGTTCCCACTCGTCCATGTGGTCGCCGTTTCGTTCAGCTCCTCGCACGCGGCGGCATCCGGCAGCGTCGTGCTGTGGCCCGAGGAGGCGACGCTGTCGTCCTACCGCTTCGTCTTCCGCCAGCGGCAATTTCTCGAGGCGGCGTGGATCTCGGCGCAGCGTGTCGCGCTGGCGACGGCGGTCGGCTTCGTACTGACCAGCCTGGCCGCTTACCCGTTGTCGCGCGAGCCGCGCGAATTTGCCGGCAGGACGCTGTACGCCTGGTATTTTGCGTTCGTTCTGTTTTTCGGCGGCGGACTCATTCCGCTTTATATGACGGTCAAGGATACGCATCTGCTCGACACGATCTGGGCGTTGGTCATTCCCGGCGCCGTGCCGGTGTTCAACGTGCTGCTGCTGCTCAATTTTTTCCGGGGGCTGCCGCGCGGGCTCGAGGAATCGGCGAAGCTCGACGGCGCCGGCCACTTTAAAGTGCTGCTGCGGATCTACCTGCCGCTGTCGCTTCCGGCGCTCGCCACGACGACGCTGTTCACAATGGTGGCGCACTGGAACAACTGGTTTGACGGCCTGATTTACATGAATTCCAAGGATAATTATCCGCTGCAGACGCTGCTGCAGACGATCGTCATCGCCAAAGACGCGCAGTTCTCGTCCGTACAGGACGCGGCGGCGATGGCGCTCATCTCGGACAGAACCGTTCATTCCGCCCAAATCGTCGTAGCGGCATTCCCCATCCTGCTCGTCTATCCGTTTTTACAGCGGTTTTTCATAAAAGGCATCGTACTCGGAAGCGTCAAGGAATAG